One Bacillota bacterium genomic region harbors:
- the mrdA gene encoding penicillin-binding protein 2 — protein MSQGKIENRIAVFVLLVLVGFALLAGRMAQLQLVQGAEYNRLADGNRRRIELLRAPRGIIFDREGRVLATNRPAFTVSLVRMGASSPDPEVLRRLASILDIAPSEMEERVTRGASVPLYQPLRIKRDVSPEVYTIIDENSHELPGVILEVEPMREYPFHNLASHVLGYLREIDDVELARLSEQGYRMGDMVGKAGVEALYDLELHGTHGGRQVEVDARGRRIKTLPRQVDPVPGNSLVLTIDAHLQDVAEKALLEQMKILREDPLMPQERVGAGAAVVLDVKTGEVLAMASIPDYDPNLFAGEISLEAWLTLEQNPLFPFSNRAITAEYAPGSTFKMVTAIAALETGRIHPRETFYDPGVYWRVMPKTCWERRGHGTLSLEQAIAQSCNVAFYEIGYRTGIDSIARYAAKLGLGEPTGIQFVPRENLGLVPSTAWKKQAFEEGLPGIRDPRWYDAETLDASIGQGFHRYTPLQMAVYASALATGQRLQPQVVKEVLDPGGTPVRQLEPKVVGTVGVASAHLDAIRNGMLKVTQPGGTAGHLFTDLPIAVAGKTGTVEMDARLGRDDHGWFVGYAPFADPQVAVAVIVEEGGGGSRAAAPVAKKILQAYFGFPVEIPAREELEGS, from the coding sequence CAAGATAGAGAACCGGATAGCCGTTTTCGTGCTGCTTGTCCTGGTGGGCTTTGCCTTGCTGGCGGGACGCATGGCCCAGCTCCAGCTGGTGCAGGGCGCTGAGTACAACCGCTTGGCTGATGGAAACCGCCGGAGGATCGAGCTCCTCCGGGCTCCCAGAGGGATCATCTTTGACAGGGAGGGCAGGGTGCTGGCAACGAACCGGCCAGCCTTCACTGTCTCCCTGGTGCGCATGGGAGCCTCCTCTCCCGACCCCGAGGTGCTCCGCAGGCTTGCCTCCATACTGGACATCGCTCCAAGCGAAATGGAGGAAAGGGTAACCCGGGGCGCCAGTGTTCCCCTCTACCAGCCGCTGCGCATCAAGAGGGATGTGAGCCCCGAGGTATACACCATCATCGATGAGAATTCCCACGAGCTCCCCGGGGTTATCCTTGAGGTTGAGCCCATGAGGGAGTATCCCTTCCACAACCTTGCCTCGCATGTGCTGGGCTACCTCAGGGAGATCGACGATGTGGAGCTGGCACGCCTGTCCGAACAGGGGTACCGCATGGGGGACATGGTAGGCAAGGCAGGTGTCGAGGCCCTTTACGACTTGGAGCTCCACGGTACCCACGGCGGGCGCCAGGTAGAGGTGGATGCCCGCGGCCGGCGCATCAAGACCCTCCCTAGGCAGGTGGACCCTGTGCCCGGGAACAGCCTGGTGCTAACCATCGACGCCCATCTCCAGGATGTGGCGGAAAAGGCACTTCTGGAGCAGATGAAGATCCTGCGGGAGGACCCCTTGATGCCCCAGGAACGGGTTGGAGCCGGGGCCGCTGTGGTGCTGGACGTTAAGACCGGAGAGGTGCTGGCCATGGCCTCCATCCCCGACTACGATCCCAACCTCTTCGCGGGGGAGATCAGCCTGGAGGCTTGGCTAACCCTGGAGCAGAACCCCCTGTTTCCCTTCAGCAACCGAGCCATAACGGCCGAGTACGCCCCTGGCTCCACCTTCAAGATGGTTACGGCCATAGCTGCCCTGGAGACTGGCAGGATCCACCCAAGAGAGACCTTCTACGACCCGGGGGTCTACTGGAGGGTCATGCCCAAGACGTGCTGGGAAAGAAGGGGTCACGGCACGCTCAGCCTTGAGCAGGCCATAGCCCAGTCGTGCAACGTGGCCTTTTATGAGATAGGCTACCGCACCGGGATAGATAGCATTGCCCGGTATGCCGCCAAGCTCGGTCTTGGCGAGCCCACCGGGATCCAGTTTGTGCCCAGGGAGAACCTGGGCCTGGTTCCCAGTACCGCCTGGAAGAAGCAGGCCTTTGAAGAGGGACTCCCCGGTATAAGAGACCCACGCTGGTATGACGCAGAGACCCTGGATGCATCCATAGGCCAGGGGTTCCACCGCTACACGCCGCTTCAAATGGCGGTGTACGCTTCGGCCTTGGCCACCGGCCAGCGCCTGCAGCCCCAGGTTGTCAAGGAGGTGCTCGACCCGGGCGGGACACCGGTGCGGCAGCTGGAACCCAAGGTAGTGGGTACCGTTGGGGTGGCCAGCGCTCATCTTGACGCCATCCGAAACGGGATGCTCAAGGTCACCCAGCCGGGCGGCACGGCAGGGCATCTCTTTACGGACCTTCCCATAGCGGTGGCAGGCAAAACAGGGACCGTGGAGATGGATGCCAGGCTCGGCCGGGACGACCACGGCTGGTTCGTTGGATACGCACCCTTCGCTGATCCCCAGGTAGCCGTGGCTGTCATTGTGGAAGAGGGGGGCGGCGGCTCTAGGGCCGCGGCACCCGTGGCAAAGAAGATACTCCAGGCCTACTTCGGTTTTCCCGTAGAGATCCCCGCCAGGGAGGAACTGGAAGGATCTTGA
- the minC gene encoding septum site-determining protein MinC, which translates to MKNTSQEAALRRGSMAERITLRSTKAGLLVVLDDEGDFLHIRALLDERLQASGDLFSGLDVTVDLGDRRILPRELKALEDLVSSHGGMRLVRVVHGGQRSRAEEGKGTTLLRSGPVKAFAEDGPSLPGGRDLPTLLVRGTVRSGQEVRNEGNVVIVGDVNPGAEVIATGDIVVLGSLRGVAHAGASGDATSIVAAVSLRPIQLRIAEHVGRPPDGEDLPSGPELARVQDGRIVVENYSGASRGGDGVWGRPW; encoded by the coding sequence TTGAAGAATACCTCCCAGGAGGCCGCCCTGAGGAGGGGTTCCATGGCGGAACGGATCACCCTAAGAAGCACCAAGGCTGGGCTCCTGGTGGTCCTTGACGATGAAGGAGACTTCCTCCACATCCGTGCCCTGCTGGACGAGAGGCTTCAGGCCTCAGGGGACCTCTTCTCCGGGCTTGATGTTACGGTTGACCTCGGCGATAGGAGGATCCTGCCTCGTGAACTCAAGGCCCTGGAGGATCTGGTCTCAAGCCATGGAGGTATGAGGCTGGTCAGGGTGGTTCATGGTGGGCAGAGGTCCCGGGCCGAGGAGGGCAAGGGGACTACCCTCCTACGCTCCGGGCCTGTGAAGGCCTTCGCCGAAGACGGCCCCTCGCTGCCAGGGGGCAGGGATCTTCCCACCCTTCTGGTTAGGGGTACGGTGCGCTCGGGGCAGGAGGTCAGGAACGAGGGCAATGTGGTCATCGTCGGGGATGTGAACCCTGGCGCGGAGGTCATTGCCACCGGCGACATCGTGGTGCTGGGAAGCCTCAGGGGAGTGGCCCACGCAGGGGCGTCAGGGGACGCCACCTCCATAGTGGCGGCGGTGAGCCTGAGGCCCATCCAGCTCAGGATTGCTGAGCATGTAGGACGGCCCCCTGACGGAGAGGACCTGCCCTCCGGACCTGAACTGGCCAGGGTGCAAGATGGCCGCATAGTGGTGGAGAACTACAGTGGCGCGAGCAGAGGAGGGGATGGCGTATGGGGCAGACCGTGGTGA
- the minD gene encoding septum site-determining protein MinD: MGQTVVITSGKGGVGKTTACANLGMAVAVLGKSVVLVDADIGLRNLDVVMGLENRIVYDLVDVVEGYCRTRQALIKDKRVEDLYLLPAAQTRDKTAVSPSQMKSLTDELKEEFDYVLVDCPAGIEQGFRNAIAGADLAIIITTPEVAAVRDADRVIGLLEAQEIYPPKLVVNRIRPLMVKRGDMMDIEDILDILAIDLLGVVPEDESIIVSTNRGEPAVLQNGSKAGQAFRNVARRLNGENVPCMPLATPAGLLGRLRKLVGFEPGGC, from the coding sequence ATGGGGCAGACCGTGGTGATCACCTCGGGAAAGGGTGGTGTTGGCAAGACCACTGCCTGCGCCAACCTGGGCATGGCAGTGGCGGTGCTGGGCAAGAGCGTGGTGCTGGTGGATGCGGACATTGGCCTGAGGAACCTGGATGTGGTCATGGGATTGGAAAATCGCATCGTATATGATCTGGTGGACGTGGTTGAGGGCTACTGCCGTACTCGCCAGGCCTTGATAAAGGACAAGAGGGTTGAGGATCTCTACCTGCTCCCAGCTGCCCAGACCCGTGACAAGACCGCAGTGAGTCCCAGCCAGATGAAGAGCCTCACGGATGAGCTGAAGGAGGAGTTCGACTACGTCCTGGTGGATTGCCCCGCAGGCATAGAGCAAGGCTTTCGAAATGCCATTGCCGGGGCGGACCTGGCCATCATCATCACCACGCCTGAGGTTGCCGCAGTCAGGGACGCGGACCGTGTCATCGGGCTCCTGGAGGCCCAGGAGATATACCCCCCAAAGCTGGTGGTCAACCGGATCAGACCGCTGATGGTTAAGCGCGGGGACATGATGGACATCGAGGACATCCTGGATATCCTGGCCATAGACCTCCTTGGCGTGGTACCGGAAGACGAGTCCATCATCGTCTCGACAAACCGGGGTGAGCCCGCGGTGCTCCAGAACGGCTCCAAGGCGGGACAGGCCTTCCGGAACGTGGCCCGGAGACTCAATGGAGAAAACGTGCCCTGCATGCCCCTGGCGACCCCTGCGGGCCTCCTGGGACGCCTCAGGAAACTGGTGGGCTTTGAACCAGGGGGGTGCTAG
- the minE gene encoding cell division topological specificity factor MinE, producing MEIFSRLFGHREGQESKSVAKERLRLVLVHDRAKVAPQIMEMLKEDIVQAISRYMDIDEKGMEINIDRGDSQVALSANIPIVRVKRGYLTGEMR from the coding sequence ATGGAAATCTTCAGCCGGCTGTTTGGGCACCGGGAGGGCCAGGAGTCCAAGAGTGTAGCCAAGGAAAGGCTCCGGCTGGTGCTGGTGCACGACAGGGCCAAGGTAGCCCCCCAGATCATGGAGATGCTCAAGGAGGACATCGTCCAGGCGATATCCCGGTATATGGACATAGACGAAAAGGGTATGGAAATCAACATCGACCGCGGGGATAGCCAAGTGGCCCTCTCCGCGAACATCCCCATTGTCCGGGTGAAAAGAGGCTACCTAACGGGGGAAATGAGGTAG